One genomic region from Yersinia canariae encodes:
- the rpmA gene encoding 50S ribosomal protein L27, with protein MAHKKAGGSTRNGRDSESKRLGVKRFGGEAVLAGSIIVRQRGTKFHAGINVGCGKDHTLFALADGKVKFEVKGPKNRKFISIEAE; from the coding sequence ATGGCACATAAAAAGGCTGGTGGCTCGACTCGTAACGGTCGTGACTCCGAAAGTAAACGTCTTGGCGTAAAACGTTTTGGCGGCGAAGCAGTTTTGGCAGGCAGTATCATCGTTCGTCAGCGTGGCACTAAGTTCCACGCAGGCATCAACGTAGGTTGCGGCAAAGACCATACTCTGTTTGCTTTGGCTGACGGTAAAGTCAAGTTCGAAGTTAAAGGCCCGAAAAACCGTAAATTTATCAGCATCGAAGCTGAATAA
- the rplU gene encoding 50S ribosomal protein L21, whose translation MYAVFQSGGKQHRVSEGQTIRLEKLDIATGETVEFDQVLMIANGEEINIGAPLVDGGKIKAEVVAHGRGEKIKIVKFRRRKHYRKQQGHRQWFTDVKITGISA comes from the coding sequence ATGTACGCGGTTTTCCAAAGTGGTGGTAAACAACACCGAGTAAGCGAAGGTCAGACCATTCGCCTGGAAAAGCTGGACATCGCAACTGGTGAAACTGTTGAGTTTGACCAAGTTCTGATGATTGCTAACGGTGAAGAAATCAATATCGGCGCTCCTTTAGTCGATGGTGGCAAGATCAAGGCTGAAGTAGTTGCTCACGGTCGTGGCGAGAAGATTAAGATTGTTAAATTCCGTCGTCGTAAGCATTACCGTAAGCAACAAGGTCATCGTCAGTGGTTCACTGATGTTAAAATCACCGGCATCAGCGCTTAA